The region AAGAGGTAGTCGTTGCCGCGCGCTACGTAGCCGGACCGGTCGATGAGGGCTTTCATTTCGGCGTTGACGTCGGCGAAGTAGGTGGGCGAGCCGAGGATTATGCCGTCGGCGGCGATCATTTTGGCGATACAGTCGTTGACGAAGTCGTCGGCGATGACGCAGCGGCGGTCGCGGTTTTCGCGGCAGGCGCCGCAGGCCATGCAGCCGCGCACCGGGCGGCCGCCTACCTGGAGGAGTTCGGTTTCGATGCCGTGTTTTTCGAGTTCGCCGAAGACGGTTTTGATGAGGAGGGCGGTGTTGCCGTCCTTGCGGGGGCTGGTGTTGATGCCGATTACTTTCATGGTTGGTCGCTCCTTCGCGTTTTTTTGGGGGCCGGTCAGCCGGTAAGGGTGACGCCGACGAGACGGCCGACGGCGTAGGTGGCGCCGGCGGCGGCCAGACCGAAGAGGGTTTGGCGCAGGCCGGCATAGAGGACGGGTTTGCCGGTGAAGAGGGTGATGGCGGCGCCGATGGCGAACAGGCCGGCGGCGCTGGCGGCGGCGCTGAGGATTATGGCGGCCGTGCCGCCGGCGAAGAAGAAGGGCAGGACGGGGAGAACGGCGCCGACGGCGAAGAGGAGGAAGGAGGTGATGGCTGCTTCCCAGGCCGAGCCGCCGAGTTCGTCGGGGTCGATGCCGAGCTCGTCGCGGGCGAGGGCATCAAGGGCGGTGGCGGGGTCGGACATGAGTTTTGCGGCGAGGAGACGGGCGGTTTCTTGGTCGAGGCCGCGCGCCTGGTAAATGAGGACGAGTTCCTCGGTTTCCTCCTCGGGCATGGCGGCGATTTCGTAGCGTTCGGTGGCGAGCTGTTTTTCGTAGAGTTCACGCGAGCTCTGAACTGATATCCATTCGCCGAGGGCCATGGAGATGGCGCCGGCGAGCAGGCCGGCGAGGCCGGTGAGAAGGATGCCGCTGCTGGCGATTTCGGCGCCGGCGACACCCATGACGAGGTTGAAGTTGGAGACGAGGCCGTCGCTGGCGCCGAGGACGGCGGCCCGGAGGGCGTTGCCGCCGGCGGCGCGGTGGCGGCCTTCCATGCGGGCAAGGAGGCTGCCTTCCATGCCGGCGCCGTGGGAGGTGCGGTTTATCTGCTGGAGGAGGACGGCGTGGGAGCGCTCTTCGGCAACCATGCCGACAGCCTCGGGCTGGGCGGCGTAGCCGGCCGAGGCCTGACGCTCGGTGGCGGCGAGGGTGGGCATGATGAGCTCGGGGCCGAAGCGGTTCGCCAGCCAGATGAGGGTCCGGGTGCGCCAGTCGGGCCGGAAGGGCTTGACCGCGCCGCCGGCGGCGGCGATGCGCGCGGCCCATTGGTCGGCGTGTTTGGTTTCGGTGGCGGCGAGACGCCGGTATACTTCGGCCAGCCGGGGGTCGGCCTCGCGGGCGGCGAGAGCGGTGTAGAGGGCGGCGCTGTTTAGTTCGTCTTCGCGGTTGTCCTGGAAACGCTTAATGTCGTCAGCTATAACGGTCATGTTCATTCCTCCAGGGGCTAAAGTATCTCTATTTATTTTATGTAATCTAACAATTGCCTGCCCCTAGAGCAAGTATTTTTTGTAGTTCTTCGGCGGTTAAGTCTTCTTCGGTATATAGCGGAATTCCCTTCTCAGCTAAGGCGGCGGCGGCGACGCCGTCTCCGTCCTTTACGACGCGGGTGAAGCTGCCGTCGTAGATGCGGCCGACGCCGCAGGTGGGGCTGCGGGCTTTGAGGACGGCGGCGGCGATGGGGATGGCGCGGACGAGGGCGAGGGTTTGCCGGACGCCGCCGAGAAAGGCCGGGGTGAGGTCGAGGCCGTCGGCGGCGAGTATCTTGGCCCGGCCTGCGAGGACGTCTTGGCCGCTGCCGCCGACGATTTCGGCCGCCGGGCGGGGGGTGGGCAGGCCGCCGAGCTGTTCGGGGCAGACGGGCAGGCAGAGGCCGGCGGCCGCCGGGCCGAGGAGGGCCGGGCAGAGGTTGTGGCCGCCGTCGTAGCGGCAGGAGAGGCCGAGGAGGCAGGCGCTGACGAGGATCATGCGTAGACGCGCCGCAGGAGGGCTTCCATTTCTGCGGGGGTTACGGGGACGGGGTTGACGCGGGTGGCTCCCTGCATGGAGCCGGCGACGAGCTCGGGGAGGGCCGCGGTGAAGGTTTGCTCGTCGATGCCGGCGGCGCGGAGGGAGGCGGGGATGCCCAGGGTCTGATTAAGTCCGCGGATGGCGGCGATGAGGTCGGGGACGCCGCAGGCGGCGGCGAGGCGGCGGATACGGTCGCCGACCCAGGGGTCGCGGGCGTTGTATTCGAGGACGTGGGGCAGTAAGATGGCGTTGACGAGGCCGTGGCCGAGGTTCCAGAGACCGCCGAGGGAGTGGGCGATGCCGTGGGCGGCGCCGAGGCCGACGTTGCCGAAGGCGAGGCCGGCGAGGGACTGGAAGTTGTGGACTTTTTCACGGCTGTCGATGGTTTTGTCGCGGTAGGATACGGGGAGGTGCTCGAGGAGGCCGGCGGCGGCGCCGGCGGCCATGGGGCCGGTGAAGTCGTCGATGTTGCGGTTGATGTAGCATTCGACGGCGTGGGTGAGGGCGTCCATGCCGGTTTCGGCGACGACGTTGGGGGGCATGGTGAGGGTGAGGTCGGCGTCGAGGATGGCGATGTCGGGGATGAAGGCGGGGGTGCGGAGGCCGATTTTGAGGTTTTGGTCGCGGAAGGTTACGACGGCCACTTTGGTGACTTCGCTGCCGGTGCCGGAGGTGGAGGGGATGGCGACGAGCCGGATGGCTTTGCGCGCGGCGGGCAGGGCGCCGGCGAGGGCGGCGGCGAAGTCGAGGCCGGGGTATTCGGTGAAGAGGGTCATTACTTTGGCGGCGTCGAGGGCCGAGCCGCCGCCTACGGCGATGACGAGGTCGGGGGCGAAGGGGCGCATTTGGGCTACGCCGGCGAGGACGGCTTCGGTGTCGGGGTTGGCGGGGACGCCGGCGTGGACTAGGGTGGCGCAGCCTTGGGCCTGGAGGAGTTTTTCTATTTTGGCGACGACGCCGGTTTTGATCATGGAGGAGCCGCCGGTGACTATGACGGCGCGGCGGGCGGGAACGGCCGCCAGGTGTTCGAGGGAGCCGCTGCCGGTGACGAGGGTCTGGCCGCCGAGGATGATTTCTTTCATGGGTGTTACCTCCTGTGAGTTGCCTTTTCCTGATTATTCCACGGCATGGCGAGCAATTTCCTGCCGCCTGGACGGAAAAAAGAAGCAGGTTGTCTGCTTCTTTTTTAATGTCCGCTATTATTCCGTTCGTGGTCGAGGAGCCACCGTTTTTTCTCAAGCCCGCCGCCGTAGCCGGTGAGGCTGCCGTCGGCGCCGATGACGCGGTGGCAGGGGATGAGGATGGGGAGCGGGTTGCGGCCGTTGGCGGCGCCGACGGCTCTGACGGCGGCTGGGTTGCCGACGGCGGCGGCGAGGTCGCGATAGGAGATGGCGGCGCCGTAGGGGATGGCTGTGAGCTCGGCCCAGACGGCGCGTTGGAAGGGTGTGCCGCTTGGCCGGAGGGGAACGGTGAAGCTGGTGAGGCGGCCGGCGAAGTAGGCGGCGAGTTCGTCGAGGGCTTGGAGGAGGCAGGGGGGCGCGGCGGGGTCGGGAGGGCCGGCCGCGGGTGCGAAACGGACGGCGATGATGCCGGCGGGGTCGGCGGTGACGGCGAGGGGGCCGATGGGGGTGACGAGGCCGGCGGTGGCTATTTGCTGCATGGCGCGGCCTCCTCTGTTTGGCACCGCCGCCAGGCGCGGGGCGAAAGGCCGGTGCGCGCTCTGAAGGCGGCGAAGAAGCGCGAGGGGGAGCCGAAGCCGACGGCGTAGGCTACGCCGGTGCCGGTGAGATGGCTGCCGGCGAGGAGGGCTTCGGCTTTGCCGATGCGGAGGGCGCGGAGGTAGTCCCGCGGGGCCTGGCCGGTGTGGTGTTTGAAGAGACGGGCTAGGTGTGAGCGGC is a window of Selenomonadales bacterium 4137-cl DNA encoding:
- a CDS encoding VIT1/CCC1 transporter family protein; its protein translation is MTVIADDIKRFQDNREDELNSAALYTALAAREADPRLAEVYRRLAATETKHADQWAARIAAAGGAVKPFRPDWRTRTLIWLANRFGPELIMPTLAATERQASAGYAAQPEAVGMVAEERSHAVLLQQINRTSHGAGMEGSLLARMEGRHRAAGGNALRAAVLGASDGLVSNFNLVMGVAGAEIASSGILLTGLAGLLAGAISMALGEWISVQSSRELYEKQLATERYEIAAMPEEETEELVLIYQARGLDQETARLLAAKLMSDPATALDALARDELGIDPDELGGSAWEAAITSFLLFAVGAVLPVLPFFFAGGTAAIILSAAASAAGLFAIGAAITLFTGKPVLYAGLRQTLFGLAAAGATYAVGRLVGVTLTG
- a CDS encoding iron-containing alcohol dehydrogenase, which gives rise to MKEIILGGQTLVTGSGSLEHLAAVPARRAVIVTGGSSMIKTGVVAKIEKLLQAQGCATLVHAGVPANPDTEAVLAGVAQMRPFAPDLVIAVGGGSALDAAKVMTLFTEYPGLDFAAALAGALPAARKAIRLVAIPSTSGTGSEVTKVAVVTFRDQNLKIGLRTPAFIPDIAILDADLTLTMPPNVVAETGMDALTHAVECYINRNIDDFTGPMAAGAAAGLLEHLPVSYRDKTIDSREKVHNFQSLAGLAFGNVGLGAAHGIAHSLGGLWNLGHGLVNAILLPHVLEYNARDPWVGDRIRRLAAACGVPDLIAAIRGLNQTLGIPASLRAAGIDEQTFTAALPELVAGSMQGATRVNPVPVTPAEMEALLRRVYA
- a CDS encoding DUF523 domain-containing protein, with amino-acid sequence MILVSACLLGLSCRYDGGHNLCPALLGPAAAGLCLPVCPEQLGGLPTPRPAAEIVGGSGQDVLAGRAKILAADGLDLTPAFLGGVRQTLALVRAIPIAAAVLKARSPTCGVGRIYDGSFTRVVKDGDGVAAAALAEKGIPLYTEEDLTAEELQKILALGAGNC
- a CDS encoding flavodoxin family protein yields the protein MKVIGINTSPRKDGNTALLIKTVFGELEKHGIETELLQVGGRPVRGCMACGACRENRDRRCVIADDFVNDCIAKMIAADGIILGSPTYFADVNAEMKALIDRSGYVARGNDYLFKHKAGAAVTAVRRGGATHTFDTINHFFHLNQMILVGATYWNMVYGREIGDVANDEEGMANMRSIGENMAWLLNRIGR
- a CDS encoding methylated-DNA--[protein]-cysteine S-methyltransferase, with product MQQIATAGLVTPIGPLAVTADPAGIIAVRFAPAAGPPDPAAPPCLLQALDELAAYFAGRLTSFTVPLRPSGTPFQRAVWAELTAIPYGAAISYRDLAAAVGNPAAVRAVGAANGRNPLPILIPCHRVIGADGSLTGYGGGLEKKRWLLDHERNNSGH